Proteins encoded by one window of Yersinia massiliensis:
- a CDS encoding DNA cytosine methyltransferase yields MSSVFERENDNIRVLSLFSGCGGMDFGITSAGGDIVFANDVVENACKTLGNHFPDSDIRHSDISQIMSFPDVDIVVGGYPCQSFSMAGNREPNNDDRTNLYKHFLRVLETVQPKYFVAENVSGLKHLGAGSFLEKQLTAYKAAGYQVSYHMVNARAYGVPQSRKRLFIIGVRNDLGQYFEFPAETHGKATKKNPHLKPYASHGEAIRDLPLWPEGEFYERPHDPEGHFSWYFMSRNRKALWDSPAYTVVANWRHVTLHPASPVMKLTWSNLEDGWKQRWDFSDEYEHLIVDTSRPKLEQARRLSWRECARIQTFPQGFEPVGDVESKFTQIGNAVPPLLAEVLFRHLFSGAGLKKMTANGN; encoded by the coding sequence ATGAGCAGTGTTTTTGAGAGAGAGAACGATAATATTCGGGTACTTTCACTTTTCTCTGGTTGTGGTGGTATGGATTTTGGAATTACCTCAGCTGGTGGAGACATCGTCTTTGCCAACGATGTTGTAGAGAATGCCTGCAAAACATTAGGGAATCATTTCCCCGATAGTGATATCAGGCATAGTGATATCTCTCAAATTATGTCTTTTCCGGATGTTGATATTGTTGTTGGAGGCTATCCCTGCCAGTCATTTTCAATGGCAGGTAACAGAGAACCTAACAATGACGACAGAACAAACCTTTATAAACACTTTCTACGGGTATTAGAGACTGTTCAGCCGAAGTATTTTGTTGCTGAAAATGTTTCGGGCTTGAAACATTTAGGGGCAGGTAGCTTTCTGGAAAAACAGCTCACGGCATATAAAGCTGCCGGGTACCAAGTCAGCTATCATATGGTAAACGCGAGGGCTTACGGCGTGCCTCAGTCGCGCAAGCGTTTGTTTATTATTGGCGTCAGAAACGATCTGGGACAATACTTTGAATTTCCTGCTGAAACACATGGCAAAGCGACAAAAAAGAATCCTCATTTAAAACCCTATGCTTCACATGGTGAGGCTATTAGGGATTTACCACTATGGCCTGAAGGTGAGTTTTACGAACGACCACATGATCCTGAAGGGCATTTCTCATGGTATTTCATGTCCCGAAATCGTAAAGCTCTATGGGACAGCCCTGCTTACACCGTCGTAGCTAACTGGCGTCATGTGACATTACATCCTGCCAGCCCGGTGATGAAGTTAACATGGTCAAACCTCGAGGATGGCTGGAAGCAGCGCTGGGACTTTTCTGATGAATATGAGCATCTAATTGTTGATACTTCTCGCCCCAAACTGGAACAGGCAAGGCGGTTATCATGGCGGGAATGTGCACGAATACAAACTTTTCCACAGGGTTTTGAGCCTGTAGGAGACGTCGAG